In one window of Scyliorhinus canicula chromosome 17, sScyCan1.1, whole genome shotgun sequence DNA:
- the LOC119951783 gene encoding gastrula zinc finger protein XlCGF26.1-like codes for MWTRLQLIIRRGEKPGDPNMEKPFKPWICGDCGKRYSFPSELETHRRSHTGERPFTCSQCGKGFTELSSLHTHQRVHTGEKPFTCSQCGKGFSFSSTLQKHQRVHTGEKPFTCTQCGKGFRHSCTLQKHQRIHTGEKPFTCSQCGKGFSQLSHLQVHGRIHTGERPFTCSQCGKGFSDSSHLLTHQRIHTGERPFSCSQCGKGFTQLSNLQTHQRVHTGERPFSCSQCGKGFTQISTLQTHQRVHTGERPFTCSQCGKGFIDSSHLLRHQRIHTGEWPFLCPQCGKGFSDSSTLQSHQRVHTGERPFTCSQCGKGFTQLSNLQTHQRVHTGERPFTCSQCGKGFTQFSNLQTHQRVHTEERPFICSQCGMGFTQLSTLQRHQRVHTEERPFTCSQCEKGFTRLSQLRRHQRVHTAERLFTCSVCGKGFTQLSGLQKHLRVHTGEKPFTCSQCEKGFSQLYSLRRHQQVHTGQRSFTCSQCRKGFTELSSLKSHQRNHTRGKPFTCSQCGMGFIQVSKLKRHQRLHPGEKSFGCFQCGKGFTELSNLLTHQQVHK; via the exons ATGTGgacaaggcttcaactgattATCCGACGTGGAGAGAAACCAGGGGACccaaacatggagaaaccatTCAAACCGTGGATATGTggtgactgtgggaagagatacAGCTTCCCATCAgaactggaaactcatcgacgcagtcacactggggagcggccattcacctgctctcagtgtgggaagggattcactgagctATCCAGCCTGCAtacacaccagcgtgttcacactggggagaagcctttcacctgctctcaatgtgggaagggattcagtttttcatccaccctgcagaaacaccagcgagttcacactggggagaagccgttcacctgcactcagtgtgggaaaggattcagacaTTCATGCACtctgcagaaacatcagcgaattcacactggggagaagccttttacttgctctcagtgtgggaagggattctctcaATTATCCCACCTGCAAGTACATGggcgaattcacaccggggagaggccattcacctgctctcagtgtgggaaaggattcagtgattcatcccacctattgacacaccagcgaattcacactggggagaggccattctcctgctctcagtgtgggaaaggatttactcaattaTCCAACCTGCAAACACatcagcgcgttcacactggggagaggccattctcctgctctcagtgtgggaaaggatttactcaaatATCCACCCTGCAAacacaccagcgcgttcacactggcgagaggccattcacctgctcccagtgtgggaagggatttattgattcatcccaTCTATTGAGACACCAGCGTATTCACACCGGGGAGTGGCCATTCCTCTgtcctcagtgtgggaagggattcagtgattcatccaccttgcagtcacaccagcgagttcacactggggagaggccattcacctgctctcagtgtgggaagggattcactcaattatctaacctgcagacacaccagcgagttcacactggggagaggccattcacctgctctcagtgtgggaaaggatttactcaattctccaacctgcagacacaccagagagttcac actgaggagaggccattcatctgctctcagtgtgggatgggattcactcaattatctACCCTGCaaagacatcagcgagttcacactgaggagaggccattcacctgctctcagtgtgagaagggattcactcggttatcccaaCTGcgaagacaccagcgagttcacactgcggagaggctgttcacctgctctgtgtgtgggaagggattcactcagttatccggcCTGCAGAAACACCTacgggttcacaccggggagaagccgttcacctgctctcagtgtgagaagggattcagtcagttataCAGCCTCCgaagacaccagcaagttcacactgggcagaggtcgttcacctgctctcagtgtcggaagggattcactgagttatccagCCTGAAGTCACACCAGCGAAATCACACCAGggggaagccattcacctgctctcagtgtgggatggGATTTATTCAGGTATCCAAGCTGAAgagacaccagcgacttcacccTGGAGAGAAGTCATTTGGCTgctttcagtgtgggaagggattcactgagttatcgaacctgctgacacaccaacaagttcacaagtga